The genomic segment GTCATTGTTGTTGCTTTAGCATTGTTAGGGACGGGATATACTAGCGCTAAATTAGGAAAAGCACCGATAAAAAATGCCATGATTCGAAATTTAGTCATTGGACTTTTGACCATGACAGTGACTTATCTTGTAGGTCAATTGTTTGTTATTTAAGTCCAAAATAAAAATTGTGTGGGGCGTGGTTTTAATGATAATTTCTTTTATTGAGTGTTATGGTGAATTTGCTTAAGAATGATTTGTTAGACACAATTATCAAATCAAATAAAATACAAGAATAAATTTTCTTGTATTTTCCTTTTTCTTATGCTATAATGTAGATAATGAATATGAAAGAGAGGCGAGGAAATATCTTCGCCTCTTATCTGTGAGGAGGTGTAGTCTTATCACAACGATTGTCAAATTAGTAAAAGAAGTTGTTGAACCGGTCGTTCAAGAGCCGTATGAATTAGTGGATATTGAGTACGGTAAAATGGGGAGTGACCATGTTCTTAGTATTTTTGTAGATAAGCCAGGAGGAATCACTGTAAATGATACGGCAGAATTGACGGACATCATCAGTCCACTTTTGGATACGATTAAGCCGGATCCCTTTCCTGAGCAGTATTTTCTTGAAGTAACTAGCCCAGGGTTGGAACGTCCGCTGAAAACGAAAGAACAACTAGCAGCTGCAGTTGGGGAATATATCCATGTTAGTCTGTATCAAGCACTTGATAAAAGTAAAGTCTTTGAAGGGACACTGCTTTCTTTCGAGGAAGATCATTTAACAATGGAATATATGGATAAGACTCGTAAGAAAGTTGTTCAAATTCCTTACCAGCTAGTATCCAAAGCAAGATTAGCAGTCAAATTTTAGCAAGAATATAATAAAGAAAGGATTGCTTTTGTTTCCACAAAAGCTGAAAAAACATGAGTAAAGAAATGCTAGAGGCCTTCCGTATTTTGGAAGAAGACAAAGGGATCAAAAAAGAAGATATTATCGAAGCGGTGACGGAGTCACTTCGTTCGGCTTATCGTCGTCGCTATGGTCAAGCAGATAGTGCAGCCATTGAATTCAACGAAAAAACAGGAGATTTTCGTGTTTATACCGTTCGTGAAGTGGTAGACGAAGTTTTTGATAGCCGTTTAGAAATCAGTTTAAAAGATGCTCTTGCTATTAGCTCGGCTTATGAACTTGGTGATAAAATAAAATTTGAAGAGGCACCAACTGAATTTGGACGGGTAGCAGCTCAGTCTGCTAAGCAAACAATTATGGAAAAAATGCGCAAGCAGACACGCGCAATCACTTACAATAAGTATAAAGAACATGAAAATGAAATCATGTCAGGAACAGTCGAGCGCTTTGACAATCGTTTTATCTATGTCAATCTAGGTAGCATTGAAGCACAGTTGTCGAAGCAAGACCAGATTCCTGGTGAAGTATTTGCCTCGCACGATCGTATTGAAGTTTTTGTTTATAAAGTAGAAGATAATCCTCGCGGTGTAAATGTTTTTGTTAGCCGGAGTCATCCGGAAATGATTAAACGTTTAATGGAGCAGGAAATTCCAGAAGTTTATGACGGAACAGTTGAAATCATGAGTGTTTCTCGTGAAGCAGGTGATCGGACTAAGGTTGCTGTACGCAGTCACAATCCCAATGTTGATGCAATCGGTACAATTGTTGGTCGTGGTGGTGCAAATATTAAGAAAATTACCAGCAAATTTCATCCGGCTAAATATGACGCCAAATCTGGTCGTATGATTCCTGTAGAGGAAAATATTGATGTCATTGAATGGGTGGCAGATCCTGCAGAATTTATCTACAATGCGATTGCTCCTGCAGAAGTCGATCAAGTTATCTTTGATAGTGAGGATAGCAAGCATGCTCTTGTTGTTGTACCAGATAATAAGCTATCACTTGCTATTGGGTGTCGAGGGCAAAATGTACGCTTAGCAGCTCATTTGACAGGTTATAGAATTGATATCAAATCTGCAAGTGAATTTGAAGCTATGGAAGAAGCAGGTGAGCTTGGTGGATTTGCTGAAGAAGCAGATGAATTTGCAACAATTGAAAGTCCTGTGGAAACAGAATTTTTAGAAAGTGAAGTTGAAGCAGAAGATTAAGGAGGGGGAAATGGCAAAAACAAGAAAAATCCCTTTACGAAAATCAGTAGTTTCTAATGAAGTTATTGACAAGCGTGATTTGCTTCGGATTGTCAAAAATAAAGAAGGCCAAATTTTTATTGACCCGACAGGAAAGGCCAATGGACGAGGAGCTTATATCAAGCTTGATAATGAAGAAGCACTTAAAGCTAAGAAAAAGCGAGTTTTTAACCGTAGCTTCAATATGGAAGTCGAAGAAGCATTTTATGATGAGCTGATTGCTTACGTGGATCATAAGGTTAAAAGAAGAGAGTTAGGTCTTGAATAAGCAAAAACTAGCAAATTTACTTGGCTTAGCACAACGAGCAGGTCGCATCATATCGGGTGAAGAATTGGTTGTTAAGGCTATACAAGATAGGAAAGCAAAGTTGGTCTTTTTAGCCAACGATGCTGCTCCAAATTTGACCAAGAAAATTACTGATAAAAGTCATTACTATAAAGTAGAAGTATCAACCGTGTTTTCAACACTGGAATTAAGCACCGCTGTGGGCAAGTCTAGAAAAGTGCTTGCCATCACTGATGCTGGATTTACAAAGAAAATGAGGTCTCTTATGGAATAGAAGAGGAGGACAAGATTTGTCTAAAGTAAGATTATACGAAATCGCGAAAGAACTGGGAAAAGAAAGTAAGGAAGTTGTGGCGCGTGCAAAAGAGCTTGGTATTGAGGTGAAAAGTCATGCCAGCAGCGTTGAAAATGAAGTGGCCGCGCGTATCACAGCCAGTTTTTCCCAAGTAGCAGCTCCTAAAAAAGAAACGAATCAAAAATCAGATCAACCTTTGGCTAAAGAGCAGCAGTCGGCTTCAGCAGCAAAAGAAGTAACAATGACTGAAAAAGTAATGCCTAAGCCAGCAGCGCCGACACAAAAGTCGGAAGTAGAAAGAAAAGCTGCACCAGCGAAGCCAAAAAGTCGTAATTTTAAGGCTGAGCGAGAAGCGAAAGCGAAAGAACAGGCAGAACGACGAAATAAACAGCGAGAAAATCGGCCACAAAAACAACAAAATGGTGAAAAGCGAAATCGAGAAGAGCGCAATCCGCGTAATAATCGAAACAACCAAAATCGAAATGACCGTGGGAATCGCAGCGAGAAACGCGACAATCGCGATCATCGCAATCAGGATAATCGTCGTCAAGAACAAAATCGTTCAAATATTGCAAATCAGAATCGCCCTCAATCAAATCAAGGACCACGCATTGATTTCAAGGCGCGTGCAGCAGCTCTGAAAGCTGAACAGAATGCCGAATATGCTCGTGGAAGCGAGGAACGTTTTAAACAGGCTCAAGCTGCAAAAGCAGCTCAACGTGAGCAGAAGAAACGGAAAGAACCGGTAGAAGAATTATTCAAAGCAGCAGCGCCTATCGTGGAGGCTACGAAGCCGGCTCCACAGTCTCAAGTTGCCCCTGAGGGGGTTCCGACTCCTGCAGTTGATACTCGTCGGAAAAAACAAGCTCGACCAGACAAGAAACGTGATGACTTTGATCGCGAAGAAGATGGTCCAAGAAAACAACAAAAGAATCGAAGCAGTCAAAATCAAGTGAGAAATCAAAAGAATAGTAATTGGAATCATAACAAAAAAAATAAAAAAGGCAAGAACAATCGGAATAACACTCCAACTCCAAAACCAGTTACAGAACGCAAGTTCCATGAATTGCCTAAAGAATTTGAATACACAGAAGGTATGACCGTTGCAGAAATTGCAAAACGGATTAAACGTGAACCAGCCGAAATTGTCAAGAAACTCTTTATGATGGGGGTTATGGCAACGCAGAATCAATCGTTGGATGGCGATACTATTGAACTTCTGATGGTAGATTATGGCATTGAAGCACATGCTAAAGTTGAAGTCGATAATGCAGATATCGAACGCTTCTTTGTGGATGAAGATTATCTTGATCCAGATGCTTTAGTAGAACGTCCGCCAGTTGTGACCATCATGGGACACGTTGACCATGGTAAAACAACACTTTTGGATACCTTGCGTAATTCTCGTGTTGCTACAGGTGAAGCAGGTGGGATTACACAACATATTGGTGCTTACCAGATTGAAGAAAATGGTAAGAAAATTACCTTCCTTGATACACCAGGGCATGCCGCTTTCACCTCTATGCGGGCGCGCGGTGCTTCTGTCACAGATATTACGATTCTTGTCGTAGCAGCAGATGATGGAGTCATGCCTCAAACAATTGAAGCGATTAACCATTCAAAAGCAGCCAATGTGCCAATTATTGTAGCGATTAACAAGATTGATAAGCCAGGTGCTAATCCTGAACGTGTCATCGGTGAATTAGCTGAATATGGAGTTATGTCTACAGCATGGGGCGGTGATTCTGAATTTGTTGAAATCTCAGCTAAGTTCAACCAAAATATTGATGAACTGCTCGAAACCGTTCTCCTTGTAGCTGAAATTCAAGAGCTAAAAGCTGATCCAAAGGTTCGCGCAATTGGTACAGTAATCGAAGCGCGCTTGGATAAAGGAAAAGGTGCAGTTGCAACCTTGCTTGTTCAACAAGGTACCTTAAATGTACAAGATCCAATTGTTGTTGGTAATACTTTTGGTCGTGTGCGTGCTATGACTAATGACCGTGGACGTCGAGTGAAAGTTGCGGGGCCATCGACACCAGTATCTATCACAGGTTTAAATGAAACACCAATGGCTGGTGACCATTTTGCCGTATATGAAGATGAAAAAGCAGCGCGTGCAGCTGGTGAAGAACGTGCAAAACGTGCTCTCATGAAACAACGTCAAGCAACGCATCGTGTTAGTTTGGAAAATCTCTTTGATACCCTTAAAGCTGGTGAAGTCAAGTCTGTCAATGTTATTATCAAAGCCGACGTACAAGGTTCAGCGGAAGCATTAACAGCATCTCTTCAGAAGATTGAAGTGGAAGGTGTTAAAGTAACAATTGTTCACTCAGCAGTTGGTGCGATTAACGAATCAGATGTCACTCTTGCGGAAGCTTCCAATGCCTTTATCATTGGTTTCAATGTTCGTCCTACTCCACAAGCTCGTCAACAAGCTGAAGCGGATGACGTCGAAATGCGTCTTCACAGTATCATTTATAAAGTGATTGAAGAAGTAGAAGATGCCATGAAAGGGATGCTTGATCCAGAATTTGAAGAAAAAATTATTGGCGAAGCTATCATTCGTGAAACCTTCAAGGTTTCTAAAGTCGGTACCATCGGCGGATTTATGGTGGTTAGCGGTAAAGTAACTCGTGATTCTAAGGTTCGTGTCATTCGTGATGGCGTTGTTATCTTTGATGGTGCCCTTGCTAGTTTGAAACATTATAAAGATGATGTGAAAGAAGTCGGAAATGGACAAGAAGGCGGTCTCATGGTTGAGGATTACAATGACATCAAAGTGGATGACATGATTGAAGCTTACATTATGGAAGAAATCGCAAAATAATATAAATGAAAGGGAGACAGACTGTGATATATTGAAGTCTGCCTCAACCTTTTTCTAAAATAAGTGAAAGGAGACATCATGGCAAATCAATTTCGTGTGGATCGTGTGGGGATGGAAATCAAACGCGAAGTCAATGAAATTTTGCAAAAAAAAGTTCGTGATCCACGTGTTCAAGGAATTACCATTACAGATGTGCAAATGTTGGGCGACTTGTCAATGGCAAAAGTGTACTACACGCTGATGAACAACCTTGCTTCTGAACAAGAAAAAGCTCAGACCGGTTTAGAAAAGGCGAAGGGAACCATCAAACGTGAATTGGGTCACAACTTGAAGATGTACAAAATCCCTGATTTGACTTTCATCAAGGATGAATCGATTGAATATGGGAACAAAATTGATCAAATGCTCCGTGATTTAGATCAAAAATAAGGCGTGATTTTAGCTATATCAATATATTTAAAAAGAAAGGAAATTCTATTTTTCTTTCTTTTTTTGATAAAAATGCTAAAAAAGGCTTGTTACTTTTACACTTATCCTTTAAAATAGAAAAGGAGATAATCCGCTACAGATTTTTCGGAGGAGAAAAGATGTCCATCAATTGGCAGCAAATTATATTTAGCTTTTTAGGCGGTTTAGGACTTTTCCTATATAGTATTCGGATGATGGGAGATGGTTTGCAGCAGGCTGCAGGTGATCGGCTTCGTTATTTCATTGACAAATATACCAGCAATCCATTTTTTGGTGTTCTAGTTGGAATTGGTCTAACAGCCTTGATTCAGTCAAGTTCAGGTGTGACAGTTATTACAGTTGGATTGGTGAGTGCAGGTCTTTTAACGCTCAGACAAGCAATTGGGATTGTCATGGGGGCCAATATTGGAACAACGGTGACCTCTTTTATCATTGGTTTTAAACTGGGCGATTATGCATTACCCATTCTCTTTTTAGGAGCGATTTGTCTCTTCTTTACCAAAAAACGCTCTATCAATAATATCGGTCGCGTTCTATTTGGGGTGGGGGGGATCTTCTTTGCTTTGAATTTGATGAGTGGTGCTATGGAGCCATTGAAAAATTTAGATGCTTTTCGTGAGTATATGATAAAGTTGAGTGGAAATCCAGTCCTAGGTGTATTTGTAGGGACAGGTATTACCTTGTTGATTCAAGCCTCATCAGCAACCATTGGTATTCTACAAAATTTATATGCGAGCGGCTTGATTGAGTTAAAGGGAGCCTTGCCAGTCCTTTTTGGGGATAATATCGGGACAACGATTACAGCGATTATTGCATCATTAGGAGCCAATATTGCTGCTAAACGTGTGGCAGGTGCCCATGTCACTTTCAATGTGGTCGGTACTGTTTTATGCTTGATCGTTTTAGGTCCATTTACGAGCTTAATTCATTGGTTTCAAGCAGCACTCCATTTAAGCCCAGAAATGACCATCGCCTTTGCTCACGGAACTTTTAATGTTACCAATACGATTATTCAATTTCCATTTATTGGCTTGTTAGCTACCTTGGTAACAAAACTGATTCCAGGTGAAGATGAAGTTGTGAAATATGAACCGCTTTATTTAGATCCGATTTTAATCAAACAAGCTCCGTCTTTGGCGCTTGGAAATGCCAAAAAAGAATTGCTTCATTTAGGACGTTATGCGATGCGTTCATTTGAGTTGGCTTATGATTATATTGTGAACAATACTGAAAAGTCAGCAGACAAGGGACACAAGGTAGAAGAAGCAATCAATAAAATTGATGAAGATCTCACACGTTACCTCATTGATTTATCTAGTGAGCCTCTTAGCCAAAAAGAAAGTGAAGTGCTGACAAATATTTTGGATTCATCTCGAGATTTAGAAAGAATCGGAGACCATGGTGAAGCGTTGATTAACTTGACAGATTATATCCGTCGGAAAAAGGTGGAATTTTCTCCAGCAGCTTTGCAAGAGTTGGAATTGATTTATAACATGACTCTGACTTTCATTAAAGAATCCCTGGCTTCTGTAGAAAATAATGACCTTGAGTTGGCGGATAGCTTAGTAACGAAGCATGAAGCGATTGATAAAATGGAACGAAAGCTACGGAAAACGCACATTCATCGTCTGAATAGAGGAGAA from the Streptococcus constellatus subsp. constellatus genome contains:
- the rimP gene encoding ribosome maturation factor RimP; the protein is MRRCSLITTIVKLVKEVVEPVVQEPYELVDIEYGKMGSDHVLSIFVDKPGGITVNDTAELTDIISPLLDTIKPDPFPEQYFLEVTSPGLERPLKTKEQLAAAVGEYIHVSLYQALDKSKVFEGTLLSFEEDHLTMEYMDKTRKKVVQIPYQLVSKARLAVKF
- the nusA gene encoding transcription termination factor NusA, yielding MSKEMLEAFRILEEDKGIKKEDIIEAVTESLRSAYRRRYGQADSAAIEFNEKTGDFRVYTVREVVDEVFDSRLEISLKDALAISSAYELGDKIKFEEAPTEFGRVAAQSAKQTIMEKMRKQTRAITYNKYKEHENEIMSGTVERFDNRFIYVNLGSIEAQLSKQDQIPGEVFASHDRIEVFVYKVEDNPRGVNVFVSRSHPEMIKRLMEQEIPEVYDGTVEIMSVSREAGDRTKVAVRSHNPNVDAIGTIVGRGGANIKKITSKFHPAKYDAKSGRMIPVEENIDVIEWVADPAEFIYNAIAPAEVDQVIFDSEDSKHALVVVPDNKLSLAIGCRGQNVRLAAHLTGYRIDIKSASEFEAMEEAGELGGFAEEADEFATIESPVETEFLESEVEAED
- the rnpM gene encoding RNase P modulator RnpM — protein: MAKTRKIPLRKSVVSNEVIDKRDLLRIVKNKEGQIFIDPTGKANGRGAYIKLDNEEALKAKKKRVFNRSFNMEVEEAFYDELIAYVDHKVKRRELGLE
- a CDS encoding YlxQ-related RNA-binding protein produces the protein MNKQKLANLLGLAQRAGRIISGEELVVKAIQDRKAKLVFLANDAAPNLTKKITDKSHYYKVEVSTVFSTLELSTAVGKSRKVLAITDAGFTKKMRSLME
- the infB gene encoding translation initiation factor IF-2, giving the protein MSKVRLYEIAKELGKESKEVVARAKELGIEVKSHASSVENEVAARITASFSQVAAPKKETNQKSDQPLAKEQQSASAAKEVTMTEKVMPKPAAPTQKSEVERKAAPAKPKSRNFKAEREAKAKEQAERRNKQRENRPQKQQNGEKRNREERNPRNNRNNQNRNDRGNRSEKRDNRDHRNQDNRRQEQNRSNIANQNRPQSNQGPRIDFKARAAALKAEQNAEYARGSEERFKQAQAAKAAQREQKKRKEPVEELFKAAAPIVEATKPAPQSQVAPEGVPTPAVDTRRKKQARPDKKRDDFDREEDGPRKQQKNRSSQNQVRNQKNSNWNHNKKNKKGKNNRNNTPTPKPVTERKFHELPKEFEYTEGMTVAEIAKRIKREPAEIVKKLFMMGVMATQNQSLDGDTIELLMVDYGIEAHAKVEVDNADIERFFVDEDYLDPDALVERPPVVTIMGHVDHGKTTLLDTLRNSRVATGEAGGITQHIGAYQIEENGKKITFLDTPGHAAFTSMRARGASVTDITILVVAADDGVMPQTIEAINHSKAANVPIIVAINKIDKPGANPERVIGELAEYGVMSTAWGGDSEFVEISAKFNQNIDELLETVLLVAEIQELKADPKVRAIGTVIEARLDKGKGAVATLLVQQGTLNVQDPIVVGNTFGRVRAMTNDRGRRVKVAGPSTPVSITGLNETPMAGDHFAVYEDEKAARAAGEERAKRALMKQRQATHRVSLENLFDTLKAGEVKSVNVIIKADVQGSAEALTASLQKIEVEGVKVTIVHSAVGAINESDVTLAEASNAFIIGFNVRPTPQARQQAEADDVEMRLHSIIYKVIEEVEDAMKGMLDPEFEEKIIGEAIIRETFKVSKVGTIGGFMVVSGKVTRDSKVRVIRDGVVIFDGALASLKHYKDDVKEVGNGQEGGLMVEDYNDIKVDDMIEAYIMEEIAK
- the rbfA gene encoding 30S ribosome-binding factor RbfA, with protein sequence MANQFRVDRVGMEIKREVNEILQKKVRDPRVQGITITDVQMLGDLSMAKVYYTLMNNLASEQEKAQTGLEKAKGTIKRELGHNLKMYKIPDLTFIKDESIEYGNKIDQMLRDLDQK
- a CDS encoding Na/Pi cotransporter family protein, whose product is MSINWQQIIFSFLGGLGLFLYSIRMMGDGLQQAAGDRLRYFIDKYTSNPFFGVLVGIGLTALIQSSSGVTVITVGLVSAGLLTLRQAIGIVMGANIGTTVTSFIIGFKLGDYALPILFLGAICLFFTKKRSINNIGRVLFGVGGIFFALNLMSGAMEPLKNLDAFREYMIKLSGNPVLGVFVGTGITLLIQASSATIGILQNLYASGLIELKGALPVLFGDNIGTTITAIIASLGANIAAKRVAGAHVTFNVVGTVLCLIVLGPFTSLIHWFQAALHLSPEMTIAFAHGTFNVTNTIIQFPFIGLLATLVTKLIPGEDEVVKYEPLYLDPILIKQAPSLALGNAKKELLHLGRYAMRSFELAYDYIVNNTEKSADKGHKVEEAINKIDEDLTRYLIDLSSEPLSQKESEVLTNILDSSRDLERIGDHGEALINLTDYIRRKKVEFSPAALQELELIYNMTLTFIKESLASVENNDLELADSLVTKHEAIDKMERKLRKTHIHRLNRGECSTQAGVNFIDIISHYTRVADHAMNLAEKVQAEQI